From Clostridia bacterium, one genomic window encodes:
- a CDS encoding tyrosine-protein phosphatase has protein sequence MKKTILGRRLPALILALALAVSFIGVLPAAAETASFDGYICNGDFETGEAGAWNMAGTYSIVAGGHDGSGYCVRVAGAAYSKAYQDVTVEPNTDYRLSGWVKREAGVGAHYFYAKGLSGGTLETLNNTNPWHRYVTPDWYWFIWDFNSGDNTQINVRIEIEDAASVCLYDDINLRKLTNSDKAGYLTNGNFEAGIPNGWQPSGNSSVVAGGYNSSYAMRVDGLVKQYIRVDSMSDYRVTVMAKRVSGTGSHEIRVQKGTNVYEAINGTSGVFSNATDGWEERSFEFNSGKTTQVALFLAALDAGTVYLYDNVTVKKINNPAPDYSGVMKGDVDLNGEVNAADLELIRELGGTAEGAAAYAADMNCDGSITPDDLQMLDDYLAMGDNAIMALYPTRGETVAHGNWQIDELLHDYYPGKSDDYSGIYFGMGTHTNQYARDPVTLRWISSSGKKSYTVLLTHEVDPETGVPDFTNAKSYVARGTELSIQNLLVDTDYYWMIEGGGEYAGGVFHTAKTVRTFYIDGVTNSRDLGGWPTEDGLARVRYDVAFRSAHFDHITGAGRAAVADIGLKTDIDLRADGEGVVAPLGDDVAWLRAGPDGTAMYYTTGGNSISNLKGSHTQGSLAALRVFTNAANLPACFHCAYGRDRTGTVGFLLLGMLGVSYYDIVKDYEMTFLSYVGEQNQTIRADESATKTLDWIMETYPADSLKESTEKYLLAAGLKADEITAIRKNLLEAADGSPLKADSIEVTTLPRKLSFLEGKTKLNVIGGKITVRYNVGVTEEIWMDKSMVSGFDNTIVGPQTLTVEYMGATTTYEVEITPKSVIRIEITSLPEKREYAAGEEFDPAGLEVTAYYDNDTQEVLSADAYEISGYESAAGEHTITVTVGEFTDNFTVTVISGAMRYDFDGDGEITVADALAALRIAAKLAEETPEAIAIGDADGDGHITVADALAILRVAAGLSKLTS, from the coding sequence ATGAAAAAAACAATTCTCGGCAGACGTTTGCCGGCGCTTATTCTGGCTCTTGCGCTGGCGGTATCGTTTATCGGCGTACTGCCTGCCGCGGCGGAGACGGCGAGCTTCGACGGCTATATCTGTAACGGCGACTTCGAGACCGGAGAAGCCGGAGCGTGGAATATGGCGGGTACCTATTCGATCGTCGCCGGCGGACACGACGGCAGCGGCTACTGCGTCAGAGTCGCCGGAGCCGCGTATTCGAAGGCGTATCAGGACGTGACCGTCGAACCGAACACCGACTACCGTCTGTCCGGTTGGGTGAAACGCGAAGCGGGCGTCGGCGCGCATTACTTTTACGCGAAAGGCCTCAGCGGCGGCACGCTTGAAACGCTGAATAATACCAACCCGTGGCACAGATACGTGACGCCGGACTGGTACTGGTTCATATGGGATTTCAACAGCGGGGATAATACGCAGATCAACGTCCGCATAGAAATCGAAGACGCGGCGTCGGTATGCTTATACGACGATATAAACCTCCGCAAGCTGACGAACTCCGACAAGGCCGGCTATCTCACGAACGGCAACTTTGAAGCCGGCATCCCGAACGGCTGGCAGCCGAGCGGAAACTCCTCCGTAGTCGCCGGCGGTTATAACAGCAGCTACGCTATGCGGGTCGACGGCCTCGTCAAGCAGTACATCCGCGTCGACTCAATGAGCGACTACCGCGTCACCGTAATGGCGAAGCGCGTCAGCGGCACGGGCAGCCACGAGATCCGCGTGCAGAAAGGCACGAACGTCTACGAGGCGATAAACGGCACGAGCGGCGTTTTCAGCAACGCGACGGACGGCTGGGAGGAACGCTCCTTCGAGTTCAACTCCGGCAAGACGACGCAGGTTGCGCTTTTCCTCGCGGCGCTCGACGCGGGAACTGTCTACCTTTACGACAACGTGACCGTGAAAAAGATAAACAACCCCGCTCCCGACTACTCCGGCGTCATGAAGGGCGACGTCGACCTTAACGGCGAGGTCAACGCCGCCGACCTTGAGCTTATCCGTGAGCTCGGCGGTACCGCCGAAGGCGCCGCCGCCTACGCCGCGGATATGAACTGCGACGGCAGTATTACTCCCGACGATCTGCAAATGCTCGACGATTACCTCGCGATGGGGGACAACGCGATCATGGCGCTTTACCCGACGCGGGGCGAAACCGTCGCGCACGGCAACTGGCAGATAGACGAGCTGCTTCACGACTACTATCCCGGCAAGTCGGACGACTATTCCGGCATCTACTTCGGCATGGGAACTCACACCAACCAGTATGCGCGCGATCCGGTCACGCTGCGTTGGATAAGCAGTTCGGGAAAGAAGAGTTACACCGTTCTGCTTACTCACGAGGTCGATCCCGAGACCGGCGTGCCCGACTTCACTAACGCGAAATCGTACGTCGCCCGGGGCACCGAGCTGAGTATACAGAATCTGCTTGTCGATACGGACTACTACTGGATGATAGAAGGGGGCGGGGAATATGCCGGCGGCGTATTCCATACCGCGAAGACCGTCCGCACCTTCTATATCGACGGAGTCACCAACAGCCGCGACCTCGGCGGATGGCCGACAGAGGACGGCCTTGCGAGAGTGAGATACGACGTTGCGTTCCGCAGCGCGCACTTCGATCACATAACCGGCGCGGGCAGAGCCGCTGTCGCGGATATCGGTCTGAAGACGGATATCGACCTGCGCGCCGACGGCGAAGGAGTCGTCGCCCCGCTCGGCGACGACGTGGCCTGGCTCCGCGCGGGTCCGGACGGCACGGCGATGTACTACACGACCGGAGGCAACAGCATAAGCAACCTCAAGGGTTCGCACACCCAGGGCTCGCTCGCCGCGCTTCGCGTATTCACCAACGCCGCGAATCTGCCGGCGTGCTTCCATTGCGCCTACGGCCGCGACCGCACCGGCACGGTAGGATTCCTGCTGCTCGGTATGCTCGGCGTTTCGTATTACGATATAGTGAAGGATTATGAAATGACCTTCCTTTCATATGTGGGCGAGCAGAATCAGACGATAAGAGCCGATGAATCGGCCACAAAAACGCTGGACTGGATAATGGAAACCTATCCCGCGGATTCCCTCAAGGAATCTACGGAGAAGTACCTTCTCGCCGCAGGTCTCAAGGCGGACGAGATAACGGCGATACGCAAGAACCTGCTTGAAGCGGCGGACGGCTCGCCGCTCAAGGCGGACTCGATAGAAGTCACGACGCTGCCTCGCAAGCTTTCCTTCCTCGAGGGCAAGACGAAGCTCAACGTCATCGGCGGCAAGATAACCGTGCGTTACAACGTCGGCGTCACCGAGGAAATATGGATGGATAAGTCCATGGTCAGCGGCTTTGATAATACGATCGTCGGGCCTCAGACGCTGACGGTTGAGTATATGGGAGCGACGACTACCTACGAGGTCGAAATAACGCCTAAGAGCGTGATTCGGATAGAGATAACGTCCCTGCCTGAGAAGCGCGAATACGCCGCGGGTGAGGAGTTCGACCCGGCCGGTCTGGAGGTCACGGCGTATTACGACAACGATACGCAGGAAGTGCTTTCCGCCGACGCTTATGAGATATCCGGCTATGAATCGGCGGCAGGCGAACACACGATAACGGTTACCGTGGGAGAGTTTACCGATAACTTTACCGTGACCGTAATAAGCGGAGCGATGCGCTACGACTTCGACGGCGACGGCGAGATCACCGTCGCGGACGCGCTCGCGGCGCTGCGCATAGCCGCGAAGCTGGCGGAAGAAACGCCAGAAGCGATCGCGATAGGCGACGCGGACGGCGACGGGCATATCACCGTCGCGGACGCGCTTGCGATACTGCGCGTAGCCGCGGGTCTTTCGAAACTGACGTCCTGA